The window GGTCAAGCCATACCATCCGTAAGGATATTTCCTATTTAGGCGGCGCTGCCGGGAACAGCACCGGCTACGATCCGGAAACGCTGATCCCCGCCATAAAGCAGGCCCTGGGTCTTGGGGTCCGCCGCCGGCTCTGTGTGGTAGGGCTTGGCCGGCTGGGTTCCGCCTACCTGAATTTCCGGGGTTTCGATACCATCCCAGCCGGGCCGTCGGACGAGCCGGGTGGGGAGTTTGAACTGGCCGCAGGGTTTGATACCAGCGTAAACCGGGTGGAGATCCTTCAATCTCCGGTTCCCCTGTATCCGGCCTTTAAAATGGGCGAGGTGATTTCCCGGTTCGGCATAGAACTGGCCCTGCTCTGTGTCCCCGAAGCCGCCGCCCAA is drawn from Treponema primitia ZAS-1 and contains these coding sequences:
- a CDS encoding CoA-binding protein, with translation MAQIPGPAKERLLSLMRLLEKQAGGRITSGEVEALTGWSSHTIRKDISYLGGAAGNSTGYDPETLIPAIKQALGLGVRRRLCVVGLGRLGSAYLNFRGFDTIPAGPSDEPGGEFELAAGFDTSVNRVEILQSPVPLYPAFKMGEVISRFGIELALLCVPEAAAQSAAEKLAAAGIRGIVNFAPLILQLPPEIAVRNVYVVDELRALALKLSE